Within the Aspergillus luchuensis IFO 4308 DNA, chromosome 5, nearly complete sequence genome, the region GGGTTGCTGGTCGCATTTTCGACCAGACGGGCCAGCTGCTTGAGGATGGTGGAAATTCTCGAACTGGAGAAGAGTCTCTGGTTGTAGTAAGCTCCCAATTCCGCTTGGGTTGTGGAGCCATCCGATGCACTGATCGGAGCAATGTTAACAACGAGATCAGTTGTCTCGAAGGTGTTGGCAGGGTAATCCTGGGAGGCAGCAGGGGCATCGTAGGCAGCAAAGCGGAAGAGGACGGGAGAGCGTTCAGATTGAGACTTTTCTTGAATATAGGATCGTAGACTGCCCAGAGGTACGATCTCGGCCGAGCCTTGCTCGAATGCCTAGGAAAGAGTTAGAGGAGCTACAACGATGATATACGCCACCTTAATTTTTGTCATACCTTCTGGACCTTGGTgtacagctgcaggaaggtTTCGGATGCCTCGATTGGGACTCTCAGGACGAAAGGACGACCATCGTCGCTGGAGCTGGTTCCGACGGCAATATCCTCGTCACCGGTAAGGCGTGCAACGAGCACAATGAAAGCCGTCAGGAAGACAGTGAATCCGGACGAAGAGCCAGAGATCTTCTGCAAGTCCGATTGCGTCTCCTTGGACAACTGAATCGACTCAAAGGCTTCAATTGCCCTCTTGGGAAGCTCCTGCTTCTGGTTGTCGGGATAGTCTCGGGTGAGGGGAGACACTGTGAGGTTCTGGAGTCTTTGAGCCCATCGCTCGAGGCGCTCCTGCAAGGAGACTGATTCGACAGCCATTGTTACAGTTGCGATGCCCTTGTAAGTGGGGGGATGAGGGACGTCAACTGCACTTGGCGGAATATGAAAGGTCAGTAGGGAATTAGGGAATTTAATTGGAATTGAAGATGGGAAGAGCAGCGATCGACGATGAGTCAAGAGGGGCACGCGAGAAAAAGTGCCGATGTCGGCTGCAGCCCACCAGACAGTACTAGTTTTAGTAGCCTGAGGTTTCCTTGCCTTTTTCTCCCCACAATTTGAGAGGATCATTTCGATGGGTAGGATCTCACCGCCTCTGGGGTACTTTCAACAGAATGTAATAATACACTGACCGCTTTTTCCATCTGCACCGCCACACGCGGCGGTGGCTTACCACTCATTCTGTTCAACAACTGGGACTCTTTATCCACTTGGAATGGAGACACGGTCGTATCGCTGACTTACCCGCTTGGGTCTAGGCTTCTGAACCCCTTCCAGGCACTTCCGCATTGGGTTGATCAGGAACAAAGTGCAACGCTGCCTTCAGTCTATGCTTCCAATCCTGCTTGAGGTGCTTCAGGTTGTCAACTTCTCACTCTCGCTTGCCATGGGTTAATAGACGTGTCTCTGACGTCTCTTTCACACCTCGTTTTTCTTCCTATTGTTATATTACTCCTTCGTTCAACAACCTTCGCTCCCTCAGTTTCATCCCCTAACCCCCTAAAGACATTGACCGTAATACCTAGTTTATTACTTACCGTTCGTTTCCTACCCGCATTGGGACAGGCAGAAGCCTCACAGAAGAACATCCGGTCAATTTCTCACGTTTGACTTGGACGGCCAGAACTTCTACTCAGCAGTTTCCCCCCGATTTATTCAGGCCTGATCCAGGCCGTGCATCCTCGATCAAAATGATCCCTCATCGGAGCACGGCTCTCATTACCATCGTCGTCTTTGTCGCCCTTGTCTTGgttatcttctcctcctctccagtAACCGACCCATCGACTGGCGAAGAAGTCTCCGGTCCGGCCAAATATGTCCCTCACCCGAAACTTCCTTCGTTAAATAACCTGCATCTGCCATCGTTTCACCCGACAGTGCATACCCCTCCGGAACCGCAACccaacagcaccagcggCGAGTCCAAGTGGTTCAGCGACTGGTCGTGGATCAACCCTTTTTCGTCATCTATCACCCTCGATGAAAACCGTTCcgtcctccctcctcttagAAATCGCCCATTCATCTACACGTACTACGAGCCCAACAAAGGAAACGACCGGGAGGAGGATAATGCGGACGCGCAGCTGCTTCTCGCCTGGCGCAGGGCTTGGTTTGCGCAGGGTTTCCGCCCCGTCATTCTTGGCCCTGGGGAAGCCATGAACAATCAGCTTTACGAGCTTGTCCAGCCATTGAGTCTGAAGCCGGAGCTTGAAAGTGAGCTGTTCCGGTGGCTAGCCTGGGGTCACATGGGTGATGGTATGCTTGCGGATTGGCACTGCTTCCCCATGGCTCGATACGATAATGCTCTTCTCACTTATCTGCGTCGGGGCACTGATCCCTCCCTTATCACCCGCTTCGATGGCTTCGGGAATGCTTTATTCTCTGGAGAGAAGTCGCGTATCAACGATGCAATCAAGGAAGCTATGAACAAGGTGGATGACAAGTCCACCTCTCTGATCGATCTTCTCCCGACCGAGTTCTTCAAGGTGGAAGAGCCTAGCGCTTTGGCTCTGTATGACTCGGCTGCCATTACTAGCCACTACCCTACGGTTGCTGAGAGGATTGTCTCTTCGCCTACTGCTGGGCGATTGGCCTTGGCTGAGTTGATCAATGCCCACTTGCACAACACTTTCCAAAATTCCTTCCCTGCAGGCGTTGCTGTCTTGAAACCATTTCCCGAGCATACTACGGCTCTGGTGGAACCGGCCCTACGGCTTGCCAAAGCCCTGGTGCAATGTCCTAGTTCTCCCGTTCCCCGCTCGTGCCCTCCGAACTCGCCAAAATGTCATCCCTGCGATGCTGAAAAGCCCATGCagatcagccagccagcgacCTACAGGAATACGACCCAAGTTTTCACGATCGGGACTCTACCTCATCCTTTTACCCTCATTAGTCTGCAGCAGGATTCCACCGAGGTCACAACGCGGCACATTCGCCGCGAGACAGACCGTGATGTATGGTTGGCCGAAGTGACCAAAGAGCACCTCGGTACTGACATCGGCGGTTCCGCGAGAGCTGTTGTGTTTAAGAGAGCCGTTGCCGATGACGCCGTTGTAGGCACCTCGCTATGGATGACTGTCGAGTCGCTGCCTCCTCAGGCCGGGCAGTCTCTCCCGTCAGAGCTCTTGGACGAGTTTGAGTGGCAGTTTGGTTTCAAGATCCCTCGTGATGGCAAGGTCGATGCaaagaatgaagaagagaagaaggaatccGTCCAACAGGCCAACCCGAGTGAGCAAGGTGTTGAGAAGGAGTACGGAATCCTGAAACAGGCACGAGAGTACCTGAAGGGCAAAGATACCAACCGAATTGGTATTACTGATGTGGCAGAGGCCTGGAACTTGGCAGACACGGAAGTCTGGCGGTTCGTGAGAGCATACCGGTAAGCACACCGACACAGACCTCCACATTTCTAGCGTTCTAGTCCTCTCCTTGTGACGGGACCGAAAGGAAAGCCCGAAGTTTGAATGATGTGAGCTAACAAGTCATTAATTTGCAGTGCGCGCAGCGTCGTAGAACGCAAGaaatgggaggaagaagaaaaggactTCATTGGAGCCAAGCCAAAAGTATAATTAATGTCTTTTCTTATCGCTCATACTTATAGACATGTTATCGCTAGTACCTGATGGTGTACATTGCTTCTCTTCGCTTGAACTGTTTATTTACTATCTTGGCCTGGGTGGCTTCGGCCAGAGCATTGGGAGCGGCGTTAATCGATACctattcttcctttcttgctATTGGTACTAGGCCCGCAATCTcttactatatactatattgcTTTGCTATTTCCATTTCCTAGCAATATAATCGAGACTCTATACTAACTAGATCGTATAGAGTACTCACCACTAGTACTAGTTGGTTCACCGGGCACCAGTGAGAGTCGCCAGATTAGTGATCAGATAACATCTGCCGTAGGTTACCGCCCATCGGACAGTGGCGATCGCCGCCGGGCGGGCCATCGATAGCCAGCGATAACCGCAGTGGGGAGGCAACGATAAGCTTGTCCATGACTCCATTTCCTTGGTTAGCTTATGCCGGGGAGGAACTTCACCCCTTTCTATATCCTTTTGCCACCATAAGTTTCATAGTAATATTCATTTACATTCTGAACAAATATTGCTCTGAATACCTTCATGGATCCTATCCTATTCCAAATTCGAATCAACTGAATCACAATCACACAACCGGCCGGTCTTGGCGTCCGCTCATCTCGGCGGGGAATTCGACTTTCCGCATTTGAGCTTCAGGAAACAAGATGGCCCCAGGCATTTTAGAATCACCAAAGCCAACGGTGGCTGCCAGCAAGGCTGTCACCTTGGCTCAGCTCACAGAGGATTGGGATGACACTATTCGTTTCTATCTAAACGGTACAAAGGTCGTTCTCGACTCGATCAATCCTGAAGTCACGCTATTGGAGTATCTGCGGGGTATCGGCCTGACAGGCACCAAGCTAGGGTGTGCGgaaggtggttgtggtgcTTGCACAGTGGTATGTATTCAGGTCATTCTATCGGTATTCAGGTTCATGTTGACATGAAACAGGTTGTATCGCATTTTAatccgacgacgaagaagcttTACCATGCCTCAGTCAACGCTTGTCTCGCCCCCTTGATCAGTGTAGACGGGAAGCATGTTATAACCGTGGAAGGTATCGGCGATGTGAAGAATCCCCATGCTGTTCAACAACGGCTTGCGGTTGGAAATGGAAGTCAGTGTGGTTTCTGTACGCCGGGTATTGTCATGGTATGCTCTTCGAGGGCTGGTGTGGTGGGACTAAGCTAACGAATCTACAGAGCCTCTATGCCCTCCTACGTAATAACTCCGCGCCGACCGAACACGACGTCGAAGAAGCATTTGACGGGAATCTCTGTCGTTGCACCGGGTACAGACCCATATTGGATGCTGCTCAGAGCTTCACCGCTCCCAAGGGCTGCGGGAAATCCCTGGCCAACGGTGGAACAGGTTGTTGCATGGATAAGCGGGACGGTGCTGGGGGTTGCTGCAAGCAGTCATCGGCAGACACCACAGATGGAGATGCACCGAGATTCACGCCGCCCGATTTTATCGAATACAGTCCGGGCACGGAGCTGATTTTCCCGCCTCAGCTCCACAAGCACGAATTTCGACCTTTGGTCCTCgggaataagaaaaagaagtggTACCGTCCGGTCACCCTTGAACAATTATTGGAGATCAAGGCTGTACACCCCGATGCTAAAATCATCGGAGGAAGCACGGAGACACAGATTGAGGTTAAGTTCAAGGCGATGAGGTACAGTGCCTCTGTCTACGTCGGTGATATTCCGGAACTACGTCAGTATTCGCTCAAGGACGACCATCTCGAGATCGGGGCAAATGTCTCCTTGACCGACCTCGAATCAATCTGTGATGAAGCCCTCGAGCGCTATGGGCCGTTGCGAGGCCAGCCGTTCAACGCCATCAAGAAGCAACTCCGCTATTTTGCAGGAAGGCAAATCCGCAATGTCGCGTCACCAGCAGGAAACCTGGCTACAGCATCTCCAATCTCTGACCTGAACCCGGTCTTTGTGGCTACCAACACTGTCCTTGTAGCCATGTCGTTGGGTGAAGTCATTGAGATTCCTATGAGCCAGTTCTTCAAGGGCTATCGATCCACTGCGCTCCCGCCTAATGCTATTATCGCTTGTTTACGGGTCCCAGTTGCGTCCGAAACGGGAGAATATCTGCGTGCCTACAAGCAGTCGAAGCGAAAGGATGATGACATCGCGATAGTGAACGCAGCTTTGCGCGTCtcactttctccttctcatgaTGTGCAGAGCGTGAATCTAGTCTTCGGAGGGCTGGCCCCAATGACCGTGTCCGCACGCAATGCAGAGGCCTTTTTGGCTGGCAAGAAGTTCACCAACCCTGCTACCCTTGAGGGTACCATGGGTGCTTTAGAGAAGGATTTTGACTTGAAGTTCGGTGTTCCTGGGGGTATGGCGACTTACAGGAAGTCTCTCGCCTTGGGATTCTTCTACCGGTTCTATCACGATGTATTGTCTTCCATCCAGGTCACGGAGGCAgatgttgatgaagatgtcATTGCCGAAATTGAAAGAGCCATTTCATCCGGTGAGAAAGACCACGAGGCTTCTGCAGCATATCAACAGAAGATTCTCGGAAAGGCTAGTCCTCATGTCTCTGCACTAAAGCAAGCTACCGGAGAAGCACAGTACACTGATGACATGCCTTTGATGAAGAACGAGCTTTACGGCTGCATGGTTCTTTCGACCAAGGCACATGCTCGTATTCTGAGTGTGGACACTTCAGCAGCTCTCGATATTCCTGGCGTTGCTAATTACGTGGATCACACCGATCTCCCTAACCCCAAAGCCAATTGGTGGGGAGCTCCAAATTGCGATGAAGTTTTCTTCGCGGTTGATGAGGTCACGACTGCTGGTCAGCCCATTGGTATGATTCTCGCAACGTCGGCCAAGATCGCGGAGGAGGGTGCGAGAGCGGTCAAAGTAGAATATGAAGAGCTACCAGCAATCTTGAGTatggaagaagccatcgAGGCTGAATCGTTCTTTGAACACTCCCGCTTCATCAAATGTGGTGATCCAGAGAGTGCTTTCAAAGAAGCAGACTATGTCTTTACTGGACAGTCTAGAATGGGTGGTCAGGAACATTTTTACCTGGAAACTCAGGCTTGTGTTGCTATCCCTAAgcttgaggatggcgagATGGAGATCTGGAGTGGAACACAAAACCCTACGGAAACGTAAGTCACGACAACTACCACAAAGAAGGCTTTACTGATTATCCATAGGCAAACATACGTTGCACAAGTAACTGGTGTAGCTGCCAACAAAATCGTGTCTCGGGTAAAGCGACTTGGAGGTGGCTTTGGTGGCAAAGAGACACGTTCGGTCCAGCTGGCTGGTATCTGTGCCACAGCTGCTGCAAAGGCTAAGTTGCCCGTGCGGTGCATGCTCAATCGCGACGAGGACATTGCTACTTCAGGTCAACGCCATCCATTCTTCTGCCGCTGGAAGGTGGGAGTGACGAAAGAAGGTAAACTGCTTGCATTTGATGCGGATGTGTACGCCAACGGTGGTCACACCCAAGATCTGTCTGGTGCAGTAGTAGAAAGAGCCCTCTCACACATCGATGGGGTGTACAAGATACCGAACATGCACGTCCGTGGTCGTATCTGCAAGACGAACACCGTTTCGAACACCGCTTTCCGTGGCTTCGGCGGCCCTCAGGGTATGTTCTTCGCCGAGTGCATGATATCGGAGGTTGCGGATCATCTTCAGATACCAGTCGAACAACTCCGCTGGCAGAATATGTACAAGCCTGGTGACAAAACCCACTACAATCAGGAGCTGAAGGATTGGCATGTGCCGTTGATGTATAAGCAAGTTATGGATGAGAGCTCGTACGAGGAGCGACGGAAGGCTGTGGAGGAGTATAACAAGAAGCACAAGTGGTCGAAGCGTGGAATGGCCCTCATCCCTACCAAGTTCGGTATCTCTTTCACAGCCCTTTTCCTGAACCAGGCTGGCGCACTGGTGCATATCTATCACGACGGAAGTGTCCTTGTGGCTCACGGTGGAGTGGAGATGGGTCAAGGGCTACATACCAAGATGACTATGATTGCGGCTGAAGCATTGGGTGTGCCTCAATCCAACGTCTTTATCTCGGAGACTGCCACAAATACTGTGGCCAACACATCGTCCACGGCTGCGTCGGCCAGTTCTGATCTCAATGGCTACGCCATCTACAATGCCTGCGAGCAGCTCAATGAACGTCTTCGGCCGTACCGGGAGAAGATGCCGGGAGCACCTATGAAGGACCTTGCTCACGCGGCCTACTTTGACCGGGTCAACCTCTCCGCGCAGGGATACTACCGCACCCCGGACATTGGATACGTGTGGGGCGAGAACAAGGGCCAGATGTTCTTCTACTTTACTCAGGGTGTGACCGCTGCCGAGGTGCAGATTGACACGCTCACAGGCGACTGGACTCCTTTACGTGCTGACATAAAAATGGACGTTGGCCGTACCATCAACCCATCGATCGACTACGGACAGATCGAAGGCGCTTTCATCCAAGGCCAGGGTCTTTTCACCACCGAAGAGAGTCTATGGCACCGGGCCTCGGGACAGATCTTCACCAAGGGACCCGGTAACTACAAGATCCCTGGATTCCGGGATATTCCCCAGATCTTTAACGTCAGTCTGCTAAAGGATGTGGAATGGGAGAACCTGCGCACTATCCAGCGATCTCGTGGTGTCGGTGAGCCGCCGCTGTTCATGGGCAGCGCCGTCTTCTTTGCCATCCGCGATGCGCTCAAGGCAGCGCGCCAGCAATGGAACGTGCAGGAAGTGTTGCGACTAGAGAGTCCAGCGACTCCGGAGCGGATCCGGGTCAGCTGCGCTGATCCGATTATTGAAAGGGCGCGCGTAATGCCAAAGGACGGTGAGAAGAGTTTCTTTGTAGCGATATAACCAGCATGATAGGATACCAGTACTATCAATTAGTTTACTGGATGTAATGACTGCATGAATACAATATTTATTCCACCTTgacctcttcaacaacaacagtaCTAACCAGAGTCAGACACCGACAGGGACTGTTTGGGATCTGTAAGAATCACATGTTCTATTACGGAGTAAAAATGGGTATGAAAAGAGTGTATCGAGTTGGGATTATGGTCTATGGGTATATGGTAGACGTTCAAGGAAAGTGCGAGGGAGTGCTAGCTGGCTAAGAAACAAAGAATCGGTAGGACAGCGCGTTCGAATCAAAATAATCAGGCAGCAGATCAATATTTCTCCATTCCATACTCCACGTAGCTGCTTCCTCGTAGATCTGATACCCCGTCTACTCGGAGAGCATTGCGCTGGCCTGCGAATCCGACTTTCTCGTCCGGATACTCCGAGTCGCTGCTCAGCACGGCGGCAGAGCTTCCCTGGCTAGTGGCAACTTCGTACCGGGGTGCCGGCTGCGAGCGTGCAGCAGTCTCTTCGGAATCACGGTGACTCGGCAGAGTAGTGAGGGGCACATCGGTGAAACCATTCGTGTCCGGGCCAGAACCTGGGTTTGGTCGTGAATGGGGAGGAGCAGGTCCGCCCTCGCCGCGGTTTTTATCCCGGCCCCAGAAGAGTGTTAGGGCGCGGAGAATGCCGAACATGGCATTGATGACCCAGACTAGAAGGATGCAGGAAGCAATGATGACTTCTATTAGGAGAGCCTTTTCTAGGGCGCTGATGACCTTGTACACAACTTCGGTGATCTTGTTGGATGTTTCGTCGCCGGCGTCGGCGAGGAAGCTGTCTGATGCATCGGAACTGTTGATACTGTCTGCTGCGCCGCGCGAGAAAGTGTcattggggaggagggggaagtcTATGTGGGCATGATCGGAAACCCAAGTTAGGCCTTTCTGGACGCTTTCGACCTTGAGGCCAATTAAGCAGTCGAAGACGTCGAGAAGAGGCTCGTAGAGTAGGGTACCACCGAAGGTGTCGTTGAGGACCCCGATTGTTTTCTTGACAAA harbors:
- a CDS encoding uncharacterized protein (COG:S;~EggNog:ENOG410PI6S;~SECRETED:SignalP(1-24);~antiSMASH:Cluster_5.17), whose amino-acid sequence is MIPHRSTALITIVVFVALVLVIFSSSPVTDPSTGEEVSGPAKYVPHPKLPSLNNLHLPSFHPTVHTPPEPQPNSTSGESKWFSDWSWINPFSSSITLDENRSVLPPLRNRPFIYTYYEPNKGNDREEDNADAQLLLAWRRAWFAQGFRPVILGPGEAMNNQLYELVQPLSLKPELESELFRWLAWGHMGDGMLADWHCFPMARYDNALLTYLRRGTDPSLITRFDGFGNALFSGEKSRINDAIKEAMNKVDDKSTSLIDLLPTEFFKVEEPSALALYDSAAITSHYPTVAERIVSSPTAGRLALAELINAHLHNTFQNSFPAGVAVLKPFPEHTTALVEPALRLAKALVQCPSSPVPRSCPPNSPKCHPCDAEKPMQISQPATYRNTTQVFTIGTLPHPFTLISLQQDSTEVTTRHIRRETDRDVWLAEVTKEHLGTDIGGSARAVVFKRAVADDAVVGTSLWMTVESLPPQAGQSLPSELLDEFEWQFGFKIPRDGKVDAKNEEEKKESVQQANPSEQGVEKEYGILKQAREYLKGKDTNRIGITDVAEAWNLADTEVWRFVRAYRARSVVERKKWEEEEKDFIGAKPKSTHH
- a CDS encoding putative xanthine dehydrogenase HxA (COG:F;~EggNog:ENOG410PHQC;~InterPro:IPR036683,IPR008274,IPR005107,IPR036318, IPR036856,IPR036884,IPR001041,IPR006058,IPR002888, IPR000674,IPR016208,IPR002346,IPR016166,IPR037165, IPR036010;~PFAM:PF02738,PF00111,PF00941,PF03450,PF01799, PF01315;~SMCOG1293:aldehyde oxidase and xanthine dehydrogenase;~antiSMASH:Cluster_5.17;~go_function: GO:0005506 - iron ion binding [Evidence IEA];~go_function: GO:0009055 - electron transfer activity [Evidence IEA];~go_function: GO:0016491 - oxidoreductase activity [Evidence IEA];~go_function: GO:0046872 - metal ion binding [Evidence IEA];~go_function: GO:0050660 - flavin adenine dinucleotide binding [Evidence IEA];~go_function: GO:0051536 - iron-sulfur cluster binding [Evidence IEA];~go_function: GO:0051537 - 2 iron, 2 sulfur cluster binding [Evidence IEA];~go_function: GO:0071949 - FAD binding [Evidence IEA];~go_process: GO:0055114 - oxidation-reduction process [Evidence IEA]), with product MAPGILESPKPTVAASKAVTLAQLTEDWDDTIRFYLNGTKVVLDSINPEVTLLEYLRGIGLTGTKLGCAEGGCGACTVVVSHFNPTTKKLYHASVNACLAPLISVDGKHVITVEGIGDVKNPHAVQQRLAVGNGSQCGFCTPGIVMSLYALLRNNSAPTEHDVEEAFDGNLCRCTGYRPILDAAQSFTAPKGCGKSLANGGTGCCMDKRDGAGGCCKQSSADTTDGDAPRFTPPDFIEYSPGTELIFPPQLHKHEFRPLVLGNKKKKWYRPVTLEQLLEIKAVHPDAKIIGGSTETQIEVKFKAMRYSASVYVGDIPELRQYSLKDDHLEIGANVSLTDLESICDEALERYGPLRGQPFNAIKKQLRYFAGRQIRNVASPAGNLATASPISDLNPVFVATNTVLVAMSLGEVIEIPMSQFFKGYRSTALPPNAIIACLRVPVASETGEYLRAYKQSKRKDDDIAIVNAALRVSLSPSHDVQSVNLVFGGLAPMTVSARNAEAFLAGKKFTNPATLEGTMGALEKDFDLKFGVPGGMATYRKSLALGFFYRFYHDVLSSIQVTEADVDEDVIAEIERAISSGEKDHEASAAYQQKILGKASPHVSALKQATGEAQYTDDMPLMKNELYGCMVLSTKAHARILSVDTSAALDIPGVANYVDHTDLPNPKANWWGAPNCDEVFFAVDEVTTAGQPIGMILATSAKIAEEGARAVKVEYEELPAILSMEEAIEAESFFEHSRFIKCGDPESAFKEADYVFTGQSRMGGQEHFYLETQACVAIPKLEDGEMEIWSGTQNPTETQTYVAQVTGVAANKIVSRVKRLGGGFGGKETRSVQLAGICATAAAKAKLPVRCMLNRDEDIATSGQRHPFFCRWKVGVTKEGKLLAFDADVYANGGHTQDLSGAVVERALSHIDGVYKIPNMHVRGRICKTNTVSNTAFRGFGGPQGMFFAECMISEVADHLQIPVEQLRWQNMYKPGDKTHYNQELKDWHVPLMYKQVMDESSYEERRKAVEEYNKKHKWSKRGMALIPTKFGISFTALFLNQAGALVHIYHDGSVLVAHGGVEMGQGLHTKMTMIAAEALGVPQSNVFISETATNTVANTSSTAASASSDLNGYAIYNACEQLNERLRPYREKMPGAPMKDLAHAAYFDRVNLSAQGYYRTPDIGYVWGENKGQMFFYFTQGVTAAEVQIDTLTGDWTPLRADIKMDVGRTINPSIDYGQIEGAFIQGQGLFTTEESLWHRASGQIFTKGPGNYKIPGFRDIPQIFNVSLLKDVEWENLRTIQRSRGVGEPPLFMGSAVFFAIRDALKAARQQWNVQEVLRLESPATPERIRVSCADPIIERARVMPKDGEKSFFVAI